A single window of Microbispora hainanensis DNA harbors:
- a CDS encoding EAL domain-containing protein, with protein sequence MSLPVSSAAPLAATPQRVPAPGAAPATPFPPGDGRERSPADTVMDASTATGWEPGPANIVRGHDPANIVREPSPAGTVREYGPANMGLEHGPADIVWEHDPATMRRRYTPAPAEPYDQRAYAPSASGVPGPAAPFFLPVVDLDTGGAVAVEVVTEDASAAGPGMGTTVNGLLAAAREEALLPLVLPISAAAVAGGSAGLAPLHEAMRVSNRRPREVILVIEGDTAYVQRTALLSGIDGLRAVGYLIAFGGIGTAPLPLDLLADASPYMIALSPGVVARGPRDPRHGALAESLVRLARGVGAHVLAPGLRDETQLAAVRGWGIRLAQGPLLAPSGWRPSHGFNRVHVPLPVPEAAPATASLGPRVQELLLPAVTLPAESTAEEVVAVLSAEPSITSVILVDEYERPLGSIDRSRFLLFMAGAYGHALHAKKPAGRLADAAKIVAKTTPVIAAMQVAGRDNARVYDDLVVVDEVGRCLGVVRVGDLLRHAADLQEQQAR encoded by the coding sequence GTGTCGCTCCCCGTCTCATCGGCGGCGCCGCTCGCCGCGACCCCGCAACGTGTCCCGGCGCCCGGCGCGGCCCCGGCGACCCCGTTCCCTCCCGGCGACGGACGGGAACGTTCCCCGGCGGACACCGTGATGGACGCCTCTACGGCCACTGGTTGGGAGCCCGGCCCGGCGAACATCGTGCGCGGCCACGACCCGGCGAACATCGTGCGCGAGCCCAGCCCGGCCGGCACTGTGCGGGAGTACGGCCCGGCGAACATGGGGCTGGAGCACGGCCCGGCCGACATCGTGTGGGAACACGACCCGGCGACCATGAGGCGCAGGTACACACCAGCCCCCGCCGAGCCGTACGACCAGCGCGCGTACGCGCCCTCGGCTTCCGGCGTCCCCGGCCCTGCCGCCCCGTTCTTCCTTCCCGTGGTCGATCTCGACACCGGTGGCGCCGTGGCCGTCGAGGTGGTCACCGAGGACGCGTCCGCCGCAGGCCCGGGCATGGGGACCACGGTGAACGGCCTGCTGGCCGCCGCCCGCGAGGAGGCCCTGCTGCCGCTGGTCCTGCCGATCTCCGCCGCCGCCGTGGCCGGTGGTTCGGCCGGCCTCGCGCCGCTGCACGAGGCGATGCGCGTGTCCAACCGGCGTCCCCGCGAGGTCATCCTCGTGATCGAGGGCGACACCGCATATGTGCAGCGCACCGCCCTGCTGTCCGGGATCGACGGACTGCGCGCGGTGGGCTACCTCATCGCGTTCGGCGGGATCGGCACCGCCCCGCTGCCGCTCGACCTGCTCGCCGACGCCTCGCCGTACATGATCGCGCTGTCTCCCGGCGTGGTGGCACGCGGGCCGCGCGATCCCCGGCACGGCGCGCTCGCGGAGTCGCTGGTCCGGCTCGCGCGCGGCGTCGGCGCGCACGTGCTCGCCCCGGGCCTGCGGGACGAGACGCAACTGGCGGCGGTGCGCGGCTGGGGGATCCGGCTCGCGCAGGGTCCCCTGCTCGCGCCGTCCGGCTGGCGGCCCTCCCACGGGTTCAACCGCGTCCACGTGCCGCTGCCGGTGCCGGAGGCGGCCCCCGCCACCGCGTCGCTCGGCCCTCGGGTGCAGGAGCTCCTGCTTCCCGCGGTGACACTGCCGGCCGAGTCGACGGCCGAGGAGGTGGTCGCCGTGCTGAGCGCCGAGCCCTCGATCACCAGCGTGATCCTGGTGGACGAATACGAGCGCCCGCTGGGCAGCATCGACCGCAGCCGCTTCCTGCTCTTCATGGCCGGGGCGTACGGCCACGCGCTGCACGCGAAGAAGCCGGCCGGCCGCCTGGCGGACGCGGCCAAGATCGTGGCGAAGACGACCCCGGTGATCGCGGCCATGCAGGTGGCTGGCCGGGACAACGCCCGCGTGTACGACGACCTGGTGGTGGTCGACGAGGTCGGCAGGTGCCTGGGCGTGGTGCGGGTCGGCGACCTGCTGCGGCACGCCGCCGACCTCCAGGAACAGCAGGCCCGCTGA
- a CDS encoding response regulator transcription factor, giving the protein MIRVVLAEDQSMVRGALASLLGLEPDIEVVGEAADGEEVIAVAEATRPDIALLDIEMPGRDGISAAEQLRRRVPGCRVVILTTFGRPGYLRRAMEAGAVAFLVKDSPASELAAAIRRVLRGERVIDPGLAAAALSAGPNPLSPRERDVLSAAADGSTINDIALRLHLSEGTVRNYLSAAIQKTGARNRIEAVQKAQAQGWL; this is encoded by the coding sequence GTGATCAGGGTCGTGCTGGCGGAGGACCAGAGCATGGTGCGGGGAGCGCTCGCCTCCTTGCTCGGCCTGGAGCCCGACATCGAGGTGGTCGGAGAGGCTGCGGACGGCGAGGAGGTGATCGCCGTCGCCGAGGCGACCAGGCCGGACATCGCGCTGCTCGACATCGAGATGCCCGGCAGGGACGGGATCTCCGCCGCCGAGCAGCTGCGCCGCCGGGTCCCCGGATGCCGGGTGGTGATCCTCACGACTTTCGGCAGGCCCGGCTACCTGCGCCGCGCGATGGAGGCCGGGGCGGTGGCCTTCCTGGTGAAGGACAGCCCCGCGAGCGAACTGGCCGCCGCGATCAGGCGGGTGCTGCGGGGCGAGCGCGTGATCGATCCGGGGCTGGCCGCCGCCGCGCTCAGCGCCGGGCCGAACCCCCTGTCGCCGCGCGAGCGCGACGTGCTGTCCGCCGCCGCGGACGGCTCGACGATCAACGACATCGCGCTGCGGCTGCACCTGTCGGAGGGCACGGTGCGCAACTACCTGTCGGCGGCCATCCAGAAGACCGGCGCGCGCAACCGGATCGAGGCCGTCCAGAAGGCCCAGGCGCAGGGCTGGCTCTGA